One window from the genome of Helicoverpa zea isolate HzStark_Cry1AcR chromosome 6, ilHelZeax1.1, whole genome shotgun sequence encodes:
- the LOC124631319 gene encoding dynein axonemal assembly factor 3 homolog — MFWGISPALDLQEEYLKYGDKNAYELNFLVIGGCDGRHLLKTLAQAYRHTRRYMNLFVVDGCPELVARQLLLTSLALEKTTRCGLLEKTRRYLEIYGNLLLRPSTSRYLIAKARQLVGMVTNPDYMNCLLPCVSIEQMKYRERDYMENLINFWTTGNTNQFNACELWEHRIRHSLGVRYDSRMGVYDWDYHMRMKEIGSQICYPEYKHFREHGVAFTWLETEVCRPNVSFAAGVYKCGDRYLHRGYLGDIVTSPYIGYGLNCEDSDMLKSTHGVNYKRATDIAERNVMRMLYEIENRQEFDVAALNLETEKNLGMVVLAQIDAKISESGPEAPLLLREDRDTYINVDYGKVHFLSLSALEHYPHKPQFQGLFHGVFVGHNMLPRVKPSVWSMARDDAVVLMESRKFMVEQKRDDVKAYGEQITQAATAAQCERIATFDAEKDDFARFLIKRRSESTDTNISF; from the coding sequence ATGTTTTGGGGCATCAGTCCTGCTCTTGATTTGCAAGAAGAGTACCTAAAATATGGCGATAAAAACGCCTACGAACTCAACTTCCTCGTCATCGGGGGCTGCGATGGAAGACATCTGCTCAAAACGTTGGCGCAAGCTTACCGGCACACCAGGCGCTACATGAACCTGTTTGTCGTCGATGGATGTCCTGAGTTAGTCGCGAGGCAGCTTCTTCTCACTTCCTTGGCGTTGGAGAAGACAACACGATGTGGGCTTTTGGAGAAAACTCGACGTTACTTAGAAATCTACGGGAATTTGCTGTTACGACCTTCCACGTCAAGGTACTTAATTGCTAAGGCTCGTCAATTAGTCGGCATGGTTACTAATCCTGACTACATGAATTGCCTGCTACCATGCGTCTCCATTGAACAGATGAAGTATCGTGAACGTGATTATATGGAGAACCTGATCAATTTCTGGACTACAGGTAACACTAATCAGTTTAACGCGTGTGAGCTTTGGGAGCATCGTATAAGACATAGTCTTGGTGTGAGATATGACAGCAGAATGGGAGTTTACGACTGGGACTATCACATGAGGATGAAGGAAATTGGAAGTCAGATTTGCTATCCAGAATACAAACATTTTCGGGAGCACGGCGTGGCCTTCACGTGGCTTGAAACTGAAGTTTGTCGACCAAATGTGAGCTTCGCTGCTGGTGTTTATAAGTGCGGTGATAGATATCTCCACAGGGGCTATTTGGGAGACATAGTAACCTCCCCTTACATTGGGTATGGGCTCAACTGTGAGGACTCGGATATGCTAAAGTCTACTCATGGTGTCAACTATAAACGTGCGACGGATATTGCAGAAAGAAACGTAATGAGAATGTTATACGAAATAGAAAATCGTCAAGAATTCGATGTTGCTGCTTTGAACTTGGAAACAGAAAAGAATTTGGGTATGGTGGTATTGGCTCAGATAGATGCTAAAATATCTGAGAGTGGTCCAGAAGCTCCTTTGCTCTTACGTGAAGATCGAGATACTTACATCAATGTGGATTACGGGAAGGTGCACTTTTTGTCTCTGTCTGCGCTGGAACATTACCCGCACAAGCCACAGTTCCAGGGGTTGTTCCATGGGGTGTTCGTGGGTCACAATATGTTGCCTCGAGTGAAGCCGAGCGTGTGGTCGATGGCCCGTGATGACGCGGTGGTGCTGATGGAGTCGAGGAAGTTCATGGTGGAGCAGAAGAGAGATGACGTGAAGGCTTACGGTGAGCAGATCACACAAGCCGCTACAGCTGCCCAGTGTGAGAGAATTGCTACGTTCGATGCAGAAAAAGATGACTTTGCCAGATTTTTGATCAAACGAAGAAGTGAGAGTACTGACACAAACATTTcgttttag